In Camelus bactrianus isolate YW-2024 breed Bactrian camel chromosome 10, ASM4877302v1, whole genome shotgun sequence, a genomic segment contains:
- the CTSF gene encoding LOW QUALITY PROTEIN: cathepsin F (The sequence of the model RefSeq protein was modified relative to this genomic sequence to represent the inferred CDS: deleted 1 base in 1 codon), which translates to MAPWLQLLLLLGLLPGAAPAPNKPRAAGAQAWELASPELLGPARFALEIYNRGRAAGARAALKAVSGRVRRAGQGSLYSLKATLVEPPCNDPTVCQLPVSKETLLCSFEVLDELGKHMLLRRDCGPVDTKITGAGQPRGAGMAQIRLHSGFNLDSSLFQPNPDDRNDTFSSFLPLLNKDPLPQDFSVKMTSIFKDFVTAYNRTYETEEEARWRMSVFASNMVRAQKIQALDRGTAQYGVTKFSDLTEEEFRTIYLNPLLKEEPGQKMPLAKSISDLPPPEWDWRSKGAVTKVKDQGMCGSCWAFSVTGNVEGQWFLKRGALLSLSEQELLDCDKVDKACLGGLPSNAYSAIKILGGLETEDDYSYRGHLQTCNFSAEKAKVYINDSVELSKNEQKLAAWLAKKGPVSVAINAFGMQFYRHGISHPLRPLCSPWLIDHAVLLVGFGNRSAVPFWAIKNSWGTDWGEEGYYYLHRGSGACGVNTMASSAVVN; encoded by the exons ATGGCTCCCTGGCTGCAGCTTCTGTTGCTGCTGGGGCTGCTCCCGGGCGCCGCTCCCGCCCCCAACAAGCCCCGAGCAGCCGGCGCGCAGGCCTGGGAGCTGGCGTCCCCGGAGCTGCTGGGGCCCGCCCGCTTTGCCCTGGAGATCTACAACCGCGGCCGGGCTGCTGGGGCGCGGGCCGCGCTGAAGGCCGTGAGCGGTCGCGTCCGCCGG GCAGGCCAGGGATCGCTGTACTCCCTAAAGGCAACGCTGGTGGAGCCACCCTGCAACGACCCCACGGTGTGCCAGCTCCCTGTGTCCAAGGAAACCCTC CTCTGCAGCTTCGAAGTCCTGGATGAGCTAGGAAAACACATGCTGCTGAGGCGGGACTGTGGCCCCGTGGATACCAAGATTACAGGTGCT GGACAGCCCAGAGGTGCGGGGATGGCTCAGATCAGACTTCACTCAGGGTTCAATCTTGATTCTTCTCTGTTCCAACCCAATCCAGATGACAGAAATGACACTTTCAGTTCATTCCTTCCACTCTTGAACAAGGACCCCCTGCCCCAG GACTTTTCTGTGAAGATGACTTCCATCTTCAAGGACTTTGTCACCGCCTATAACCGGACATATGAAACAGAGGAGG AAGCTAGGTGGCGCATGTCCGTCTTTGCCAGTAACATGGTGCGAGCGCAGAAGATCCAGGCCCTGGACCGTGGGACAGCTCAGTATGGGGTCACCAAGTTTAGTGACCTTACAG AGGAGGAGTTCCGCACCATCTACCTGAATCCCCTGCTGAAGGAAGAGCCTGGCCAGAAGATGCCCCTGGCCAAGTCCATCTCCGACCTTCCTCCCCCTGAGTGGGACTGGAGGAGTAAGGGAGCTGTCACCAAAGTCAAGGACCAG GGAATGTGCGGCTCCTGCTGGGCCTTCTCAGTCACAGGCAACGTGGAAGGCCAGTGGTTCCTAAAGCGGGGGGCCCTGCTCTCCCTCTCTGAGCAGG AGCTCTTGGACTGTGACAAGGTGGACAAGGCCTGCCTGGGTGGTTTGCCCTCCAACGCCTACTCGGCCATAAAGATTCTGG GAGGGCTGGAGACAGAGGATGACTACAGCTACCGTGGCCACCTGCAGACCTGCAATTTCTCTGCAGAGAAGGCCAAGGTCTACATCAATGACTCAGTGGAGCTGAGCAAGAATGAGCAAA agctGGCGGCCTGGCTGGCCAAGAAGGGCCCCGTCTCTGTTGCCATCAACGCCTTTGGCATGCAG TTCTACCGCCACGGGATCTCACACCCGCTGCGGCCCCTCTGCAGCCCTTGGCTCATCGACCATGCTGTGCTGCTTGTGGGCTTTGGCAACC GCTCTGCCGTCCCCTTCTGGGCCATCAAGAACAGCTGGGGCACTGACTGGGGCGAGGAG GGGTACTACTACCTGCACCGTGGGTCTGGGGCCTGTGGTGTGAACACCATGGCCAGCTCAGCAGTGGTGAACTGA
- the ACTN3 gene encoding alpha-actinin-3: MMMVMQPEGLGVGEGPFAGGGGGGGEYMEQEEEWDRDLLLDPAWEKQQRKTFTAWCNSHLRKAGTQIENIEEDFRNGLKLMLLLEVISGERLPRPDKGKMRFHKIANVNKALDFIASKGVKLVSIGAEEIVDGNLKMTLGMIWTIILRFAIQDISVEETSAKEGLLLWCQRKTAPYRNVNVQNFHTSWKDGLALCALIHRHRPDLIDYAKLRKDDPIGNLNTAFEVAEKYLDIPKMLDAEDIVNTPKPDEKAIMTYVSCFYHAFAGAEQAETAANRICKVLAVNQENEKLMEEYEKLASELLEWIRRTVPWLENRVGEPSMSAMQRKLEDFRDYRRLHKPPRVQEKCQLEINFNTLQTKLRLSHRPAFMPSEGKLVSDIANAWRGLEQVEKGYEDWLLSEIRRLQRLQHLAEKFQQKASLHEAWTRGKEEMLSQRDYESASLQEVRALLRRHEAFESDLAAHQDRVEHIAALAQELNELDYHEAASVNSRCQAICDQWDNLGTLTQKRRDALERMEKLLETIDQLQLEFARRAAPFNNWLDGAVEDLQDVWLVHSVEETQSLLTAHEQFKATLPEADRERGAILGIQGEIQKICQTYGLRPSSTNPYIALSPQDINTKWDTVRKLVPSRDQTLQEELTRQQVNERLRRQFAAQANAVGPWIQAKVEEVRRLAAGMAGSLEEQMAGLRQQEQNIINYKSNIDRLEGDHQLLQESLVFDNKHTVYSMEHIRVGWEQLLTSIARTINEVENQVLTRDAKGLSQEQLNEFRASFNHFDRKRNGMMEPDDFRACLISMGYDLGEVEFARIMTMVDPNAAGVVTFQAFIDFMTRETAETDTAEQVVASFKILAGDKNYITPEELRRELPAEQAEYCIRRMAPYKGSGAPAGALDYVAFSSALYGESDL, encoded by the exons ATGATGATGGTTATGCAGCCCGAGGGTCTGGGGGTCGGGGAGGGGCCCtttgcgggcggcggcggcgggggcggcgagTACATGGAACAGGAGGAGGAATGGGACCGCGACCTGCTGCTGGACCCGGCCTGGGAGAAGCAGCAGCGGAAA ACCTTCACTGCCTGGTGCAACTCGCACCTGCGCAAGGCTGGCACCCAGATCGAGAACATCGAGGAGGACTTCCGCAATGGCCTCAAACTCATGTTGCTTCTGGAGGTCATTTCAG GGGAGAGGCTGCCCAGGCCAGACAAAGGCAAAATGCGCTTCCACAAAATTGCCAATGTCAACAAGGCCCTGGACTTCATTGCCAGCAAGGGGGTGAAGCTGGTGTCCATCGGTGCTGAAG AGATTGTCGACGGGAACCTCAAGATGACCCTGGGCATGATCTGGACCATCATCCTTCGCTTCGCCATCCAGGACATCTCCGTGGAAG AAACCTCGGCCAAGGAGGGCTTGCTCCTGTGGTGTCAGCGGAAGACAGCACCCTACCGCAATGTCAACGTGCAGAACTTCCACACCAG CTGGAAGGATGGTCTGGCTCTCTGTGCTCTCATCCATAGGCACCGCCCTGACCTCATTGACTATGCCAAACTACGCAAG GATGACCCCATCGGCAACCTGAACACTGCCTTCGAGGTGGCAGAGAAGTACTTGGACATCCCCAAGATGCTGGATGCAGAAG ACATCGTGAACACCCCAAAGCCCGATGAGAAGGCCATCATGACCTACGTTTCCTGCTTCTACCATGCCTTCGCGGGCGCAGAGCAG GCAGAGACAGCCGCCAACAGGATCTGCAAGGTGCTGGCCGTGAACCAGGAGAACGAGAAGCTGATGGAAGAGTATGAGAAGCTTGCCAGTGAG CTGCTAGAATGGATCCGCCGTACCGTGCCGTGGCTGGAGAACCGCGTGGGTGAGCCCAGCATGAGCGCCATGCAGCGCAAGCTAGAGGACTTCCGGGACTACCGGCGCCTGCACAAGCCGCCCCGCGTGCAGGAGAAGTGCCAGCTGGAGATCAACTTCAACACGCTGCAGACCAAGCTGCGGCTGAGCCACCGGCCTGCCTTCATGCCGTCTGAGGGCAAGCTGGTCTCG GACATCGCCAACGCGTGGCGGGGCCTGGAGCAAGTGGAGAAGGGCTATGAGGACTGGCTGCTCTCGGAGATCCGGCGCCTGCAGCGGCTCCAGCACCTGGCTGAGAAGTTCCAGCAGAAGGCCTCCCTGCATGAAGCCTGGACCCGGG ggaaggaggagatgCTGAGCCAACGGGACTACGAGTCGGCTTCACTACAGGAGGTGAGGGCGTTGCTGCGGCGCCATGAGGCCTTCGAGAGCGACCTGGCAGCGCACCAGGACCGCGTGGAGCACATCGCTGCGCTGGCCCAGGAGCTCAA TGAGCTGGACTACCACGAGGCAGCCTCAGTGAACAGCCGCTGCCAGGCCATCTGTGACCAGTGGGACAACCTGGGCACGCTGACCCAGAAGAGGCGGGATGCGCTAGAG AGGATGGAGAAGCTCCTGGAGACCATCGACCAGCTGCAGCTGGAGTTTGCCCGGCGGGCAGCGCCCTTCAACAATTGGCTGGACGGAGCAGTGGAGGACCTGCAGGACGTGTGGCTGGTGCACTCGGTGGAGGAGACCCAG AGCCTGCTGACGGCACATGAGCAATTCAAGGCAACGCTGCCCGAGGCCGACAGAGAGAGGGGCGCCATCCTGGGCATCCAGGGTGAGATCCAGAAGATCTGCCAAACGTACGGGCTGCGGCCCAGCTCCACCAACCCCTACATCGCCCTCAGCCCGCAGGACATCAATACCAAATGGGACACG GTCCGCAAGCTGGTACCCAGTCGTGACCAGACACTGCAGGAGGAGCTGACACGGCAGCAAGTGAACGAGAGGCTCCGGCGACAGTTTGCAGCCCAGGCCAATGCTGTCGGGCCCTGGATCCAGGCGAAGGTGGAG GAAGTGAGGCGCCTGGCAGCGGGGATGGCTGGCTCTCTGGAGGAGCAGATGGCTGGGCTGCGGCAGCAGGAGCAGAACATCATCAACTACAAGAGCAATATTGACCGGCTAGAGGGTGACCACCAGCTGCTGCAGGAAAGCCTGGTGTTTGACAATAAGCACACCGTCTACAGCATGGAG CACATCCGCGTGGGCTGGGAGCAGCTGCTCACCTCCATTGCCCGCACCATCAACGAGGTAGAGAACCAGGTACTGACCCGCGATGCCAAGGGCCTGAGCCAGGAGCAGCTCAACGAGTTCCGGGCATCCTTCAACCACTTTGACCGG AAGCGGAATGGTATGATGGAACCCGATGACTTCCGGGCCTGCCTCATCTCCATGGGCTACGACCTG GGGGAAGTGGAGTTTGCTCGAATCATGACCATGGTGGACCCCAATGCGGCCGGGGTCGTGACCTTCCAGGCCTTCATCGACTTCATGACACGAGAGACAGCCGAGACCGACACGGCTGAGCAGGTTGTGGCCTCCTTCAAGATCCTGGCAGGAGACAAG AACTACATCACCCCTGAGGAGCTGCGGCGGGAACTCCCAGCTGAGCAGGCCGAGTACTGCATCCGCCGAATGGCACCCTACAAGGGGTCGGGGGCTCCAGCGGGCGCCCTAGACTATGTGGCCTTCTCCAGTGCCCTCTACGGGGAGAGCGACCTCTGA